Part of the Deltaproteobacteria bacterium genome, ATGAAATAAGCTGTCAGGGTCAATCCGCACAAATTCCACGGCCACAGCATCCGGGGTGCAGCGTACTATCTTGCCGTCTGTCCCAATGGTCAGTTCTCTGGTTGTTCCACTCAGCACAATCCTTACGTGGCACTGCGCGCCTGCTTCAAGATCTCCTGAAATTGGCAAGAGGCACCCACCGACACTTAAATTGCTGATTTCCTCGGCGCTGTATGAAA contains:
- a CDS encoding PilZ domain-containing protein, which produces MSEEKRRFTRVPFKVHVQLTVDDVSYSAEEISNLSVGGCLLPISGDLEAGAQCHVRIVLSGTTRELTIGTDGKIVRCTPDAVAVEFVRIDPDSLFHLQNVVRYNSPDPDAVEAELRKHLSRA